The Sphingobium sp. BYY-5 genome contains a region encoding:
- a CDS encoding sigma factor-like helix-turn-helix DNA-binding protein: MSASHDIDPRLQAAYCDAVARLPPLTRVVFLLHRVDDCSYRQIAGRLSITIPAVECCMAEALSMIAAALDGDTPRRWRRAPIALAETELRQRHRRYCEDRLRKINSVLPIPWDDEGDDDALMTRMMLDTMPSNAFETFMLHQVDHLSYAEIAQRKCTVRWVVMCRMRRAVRHLAQGPERFEPWLRSGCISTER; this comes from the coding sequence ATGTCCGCATCGCATGACATCGATCCCCGATTGCAGGCGGCCTATTGCGATGCGGTGGCGCGCCTTCCACCGCTGACCCGCGTGGTGTTCCTGCTGCATCGGGTGGACGATTGTTCCTATCGGCAGATCGCCGGGCGACTGTCGATCACGATCCCCGCCGTGGAATGCTGTATGGCCGAAGCCTTGTCGATGATCGCTGCTGCCCTTGACGGCGATACGCCCCGGCGCTGGCGGCGTGCACCGATCGCGCTGGCCGAGACTGAGCTTCGCCAGCGTCATCGCCGCTATTGCGAGGACAGGCTGCGGAAAATCAACAGCGTGTTGCCGATTCCGTGGGACGATGAGGGCGATGACGATGCACTCATGACGCGGATGATGCTCGACACTATGCCGTCAAACGCATTCGAGACGTTCATGCTCCATCAGGTCGACCATCTCAGCTATGCGGAAATCGCGCAACGCAAGTGTACGGTCAGATGGGTCGTCATGTGCCGGATGCGGCGCGCTGTCCGGCACCTTGCTCAAGGACCGGAAAGGTTCGAGCCATGGTTACGCAGCGGTTGCATATCGACGGAGAGATGA
- a CDS encoding Bax inhibitor-1/YccA family protein, protein MNNPVRMPGYGASRSVDTDAGLRAHMLGVFRNMGIGLVITGLVAALVGNTPVLAAAIFGTPLKWVAMFAPLAFVFFFSFRIEKMTTSGARAAFYAFAAVMGVSLGSVFLVFTGGSIAQAFFSAAVMFLAMALWGYTTQRDLTKMGSFLIMGLIGILVASVINIFIGSSAMAMVISIIGVVVFTGLTAWDVQRIKSEYFVYAGHEVAQKMQVMGALSLYLNFVNLFQMLLSLTGERE, encoded by the coding sequence ATGAATAATCCCGTTCGTATGCCGGGCTATGGCGCCAGCCGGTCGGTTGATACCGATGCCGGCCTGCGCGCGCACATGCTGGGCGTCTTCCGCAACATGGGCATCGGCCTTGTCATCACCGGCCTCGTCGCCGCGCTGGTCGGCAATACGCCGGTGCTGGCCGCCGCGATCTTTGGCACGCCCCTCAAATGGGTGGCGATGTTCGCGCCTTTGGCCTTCGTCTTCTTTTTCAGCTTTCGTATCGAAAAGATGACGACATCGGGCGCGCGCGCTGCCTTCTACGCCTTTGCCGCGGTGATGGGCGTGTCGTTGGGCAGCGTGTTCCTGGTCTTCACCGGCGGCAGCATTGCCCAGGCCTTCTTCTCGGCGGCGGTCATGTTCCTCGCCATGGCGCTTTGGGGCTACACCACCCAGCGCGACCTGACGAAGATGGGCAGCTTCCTCATCATGGGCCTGATCGGCATATTGGTGGCCAGCGTCATCAACATCTTCATCGGCTCGTCGGCGATGGCGATGGTGATTTCGATCATCGGCGTGGTGGTCTTCACCGGCCTCACCGCCTGGGACGTGCAGCGGATCAAGTCGGAATATTTCGTCTATGCCGGCCATGAGGTCGCGCAGAAGATGCAGGTGATGGGCGCGCTGTCGCTTTACCTCAACTTCGTCAACCTGTTCCAGATGCTGCTCAGCCTGACCGGCGAGCGGGAATAA
- a CDS encoding AlpA family transcriptional regulator, translating into MPNADRIIRLKTVLDRTGLSRSTIYRKIADGTFPRQVPISVHGAGWHESAVNRWVADPGRYRADNDNPPSLGKAGHGEG; encoded by the coding sequence ATGCCGAACGCCGATCGCATCATTCGCCTCAAAACCGTTCTCGACCGTACCGGCCTTTCCCGGTCCACCATCTACCGCAAGATCGCGGACGGAACATTCCCCCGGCAGGTGCCGATCAGCGTCCATGGCGCGGGCTGGCACGAATCCGCCGTCAATCGCTGGGTTGCCGATCCCGGCCGCTACCGGGCCGACAACGATAATCCACCGTCGCTTGGGAAGGCCGGCCATGGAGAGGGGTGA
- a CDS encoding conjugal transfer protein TraD codes for MRDWVVKRRERTKHLIELGGLVIKAGLVDLTDDDRATLYGVFLDVADRLRGEERANALALWQRKGKRAFEIEQKTKDETFVLKGPMP; via the coding sequence ATGCGGGACTGGGTTGTGAAGCGTCGGGAGAGAACGAAGCACCTGATCGAACTGGGCGGTCTCGTCATCAAGGCCGGGCTGGTCGATCTCACCGATGATGACCGGGCGACGCTCTATGGCGTGTTCCTTGACGTGGCGGACAGGTTGCGGGGCGAGGAACGGGCCAACGCGCTGGCGCTCTGGCAACGCAAGGGCAAGCGTGCGTTCGAAATCGAGCAGAAAACGAAAGATGAGACTTTTGTGCTCAAGGGGCCGATGCCATAA
- a CDS encoding DUF6771 family protein, with product MDEQINAIILRVIERAPQWIRHDLESKDVSVRARAEETLAAMIANALEEGSGDSPGD from the coding sequence ATGGACGAACAAATCAATGCAATCATCCTGCGCGTCATCGAACGCGCACCGCAATGGATACGGCATGACCTGGAATCGAAGGATGTCAGCGTGCGCGCCAGGGCGGAGGAAACGCTGGCGGCGATGATCGCCAATGCGCTTGAGGAGGGAAGCGGCGACTCTCCTGGGGATTAG
- the traA gene encoding Ti-type conjugative transfer relaxase TraA — MAIFHFSVQVISRASGRSAVAAAAYRSAERLHDERLDRDHDFTNKSGVVHSEVLLPEGAPERFADRATLWNEVEATEKRKDAQLSREVEFAIPREMTQAQGIELARDFVSVEFVASGMIADLNIHWDTGSDGQPKPHAHVMLTMREVGEDGFGQKVRDWNRAELVEQWRERWAEHVNARLAELDIDARIDHRSLEAQGIDLEPQDKIGPAAQRMGERGLESERIEDHRAVARRNGERIIAKPRVTLDAITHHQATFTRRDMAMFVHRHTDGKEQFDRAMSAVRASSDLIELGKDGRGDDRFTSRDMIETEQRLSQASALMAERERHRVDEKARADALSRAEASGLVLTGEQRTAFEHVTGDRGLSVVVGYAGTGKSAMLGVAREAWERAGFEVRGAALSGIAAEGLENGADIASRTIASMEHGWSQGRDMLTARDVLVIDEAGMVGTRQMERVLSHAADAGAKVVLVGDPQQLQAIEAGAAFRAIHERHGGVEITQVRRQHEEWQRDATRHLATGRTGEAIRAYADHGMVHAAETREQARDDLVARWDRERQDNPQASRIILTHTNDEVRELNKAARDRMRQASELGDDVRVKTERGTRAFACGDRVMFLRNERSLAVKNGTLGTIEKVSEGHMAVRTDDGRSVAFDMKDYAHVDHGYAATIHKAQGMTVDKAHVLATPGMDRHGSYVGLTRHRDGLVLHYGRDDFRDESRLVRTLSRERTKDMASDYEKADPARAFAERRGITFRERVAEIVRTGAEKARSIFDGLRLSLEQQDRHASPSPERQRGTFEGFRPIEQRLDPAETARAARERMRDLAVQRHARAVASIWKMQDQGLPVLPHQQAELDKAREALTQTAKHAVKDMEQAYGRDPALVSDAAGGRVQGAIRAMQLEAEIRVDPDKRADRFVEGWRQLGQHRQELQHDEDFRGARKITEQMAGIAKSLERDAQMESILRSRKQELGIDFDTGRKLSQDLSNSVGIEMGRGHGMSR, encoded by the coding sequence ATGGCGATCTTCCATTTCTCCGTTCAGGTCATCAGTCGCGCCAGCGGTCGCAGCGCCGTGGCCGCCGCTGCCTATCGTTCGGCTGAGCGCCTGCACGACGAGCGACTGGACCGCGACCATGACTTCACCAACAAGTCGGGCGTCGTTCATAGCGAAGTGCTGCTGCCCGAAGGCGCACCTGAACGCTTTGCGGATCGCGCTACCCTTTGGAACGAGGTCGAGGCGACCGAGAAGCGCAAGGACGCGCAGCTTTCCCGCGAGGTCGAGTTCGCCATTCCGCGCGAGATGACCCAGGCCCAGGGCATTGAACTGGCTCGCGACTTCGTGTCGGTCGAGTTTGTCGCGTCCGGCATGATCGCTGACCTCAATATCCATTGGGACACGGGCAGCGACGGCCAGCCCAAACCCCATGCCCATGTCATGCTGACCATGCGCGAGGTGGGCGAGGACGGTTTCGGGCAGAAGGTGCGCGACTGGAACCGCGCCGAACTGGTCGAGCAATGGCGCGAACGCTGGGCCGAGCATGTCAACGCCCGCCTTGCCGAACTCGACATAGATGCAAGGATCGATCACCGTAGCCTGGAGGCGCAAGGCATCGACCTTGAGCCGCAAGACAAGATCGGCCCCGCTGCGCAACGCATGGGCGAACGCGGGCTGGAATCCGAGCGCATCGAGGATCATCGCGCCGTCGCCCGGCGCAACGGCGAACGCATCATCGCGAAGCCGCGCGTCACCCTGGATGCGATCACCCACCATCAGGCGACATTTACCCGGCGCGATATGGCGATGTTCGTGCATCGCCATACGGATGGAAAGGAACAGTTCGACCGGGCGATGAGTGCCGTTCGCGCTTCGTCCGACCTGATCGAATTGGGCAAGGACGGGCGCGGCGACGATCGCTTTACCAGCCGCGACATGATCGAGACCGAACAGCGGTTGAGCCAAGCCAGCGCATTGATGGCAGAGCGCGAACGGCATCGCGTGGACGAGAAGGCGCGCGCCGACGCGCTGTCGCGCGCGGAGGCGAGCGGACTTGTGCTGACCGGCGAGCAGCGCACAGCGTTCGAGCATGTGACGGGCGACCGTGGCTTGAGCGTTGTCGTCGGCTATGCCGGGACCGGCAAGAGCGCGATGCTGGGCGTAGCGCGCGAGGCATGGGAGCGCGCGGGGTTTGAGGTGCGCGGCGCAGCTCTGTCGGGCATCGCCGCCGAGGGGCTTGAGAATGGTGCCGACATAGCGTCCCGCACCATCGCCAGTATGGAACATGGCTGGAGTCAGGGCCGCGACATGCTCACCGCCCGCGATGTGCTGGTGATCGATGAAGCGGGCATGGTCGGCACCCGCCAGATGGAGCGGGTTCTGTCCCATGCCGCCGACGCAGGGGCCAAGGTGGTATTGGTAGGCGATCCCCAGCAGTTGCAGGCGATCGAGGCGGGTGCGGCCTTTCGCGCGATCCATGAACGGCATGGCGGCGTCGAGATCACGCAGGTGCGCCGCCAGCATGAGGAATGGCAGCGCGACGCCACCCGGCATCTCGCCACCGGCCGAACCGGCGAGGCGATCCGGGCCTATGCCGACCACGGCATGGTTCATGCGGCCGAAACGCGCGAACAGGCGCGCGACGATCTTGTCGCCCGCTGGGATCGCGAACGGCAGGACAACCCGCAAGCCAGCCGCATCATCCTCACCCATACGAACGACGAAGTGCGCGAACTGAACAAGGCGGCACGCGACCGGATGCGGCAGGCGAGCGAGCTAGGCGATGATGTTCGCGTGAAGACCGAGCGCGGCACCCGCGCTTTCGCCTGCGGCGACCGCGTGATGTTCCTGCGCAACGAACGCAGCCTTGCGGTGAAGAACGGCACGCTGGGAACGATCGAGAAGGTCAGCGAAGGCCATATGGCCGTGCGCACCGACGACGGGCGATCCGTCGCGTTCGACATGAAGGATTATGCCCATGTCGATCACGGCTATGCCGCCACCATCCACAAGGCGCAAGGCATGACCGTGGATAAGGCCCATGTGCTGGCGACGCCGGGCATGGATCGCCACGGTTCCTATGTCGGCCTGACGCGGCATCGGGACGGCTTGGTGCTGCACTATGGCCGCGACGATTTTCGCGACGAATCCCGACTTGTCCGCACGCTCAGCCGTGAGCGCACCAAGGACATGGCGAGCGATTACGAAAAGGCCGATCCTGCGCGCGCCTTCGCCGAGCGGCGCGGCATCACGTTCCGCGAGCGGGTCGCGGAAATCGTCCGCACAGGGGCCGAAAAGGCACGCAGCATCTTCGATGGTCTGCGCTTGTCGCTTGAGCAGCAGGATCGCCACGCATCACCCAGCCCGGAACGGCAACGCGGTACGTTCGAAGGGTTTCGCCCGATTGAGCAGCGTCTCGATCCGGCGGAGACGGCGCGGGCCGCGCGCGAGCGGATGCGCGACCTTGCGGTCCAGCGCCACGCCCGCGCTGTTGCCAGCATCTGGAAGATGCAGGACCAGGGCTTGCCCGTCCTGCCGCACCAGCAGGCCGAACTCGACAAGGCCCGCGAAGCGCTGACCCAGACCGCAAAACATGCGGTGAAGGACATGGAGCAGGCCTATGGCCGCGATCCCGCATTGGTATCGGATGCGGCCGGTGGGCGGGTTCAGGGCGCTATCCGCGCCATGCAACTGGAAGCGGAAATCCGCGTCGATCCCGACAAGCGCGCCGACCGGTTCGTGGAAGGCTGGAGACAACTCGGCCAGCATCGCCAGGAACTCCAACACGATGAAGATTTCCGGGGCGCGCGCAAAATTACCGAACAAATGGCGGGCATAGCGAAAAGCCTCGAACGCGACGCGCAGATGGAATCGATCCTGCGCAGCCGCAAGCAGGAACTCGGGATCGATTTCGATACCGGCCGCAAGCTCTCCCAGGATCTTTCCAACAGCGTCGGCATCGAGATGGGGCGCGGCCACGGCATGAGCAGATGA
- a CDS encoding DNA-binding protein — protein sequence MMLRADLDHLPIAMRQELYRAAALLFEGFDALCARKRTERFKTAHIDKLILYGPHTAQDQASVPPAAPIRLLAIVNHRRIAARRDDWAPIRDRLRRAWEMGEIAHPVRLCVHTLSHVNNALVHGVPWFVTIASEGIALYEAGSGRLESPRTLPAARQHERGKAEFSRWYGRAGDFFMGAAFYQGRGNAPMAALLLHQACEHLYQCVAWSLTLNGLRTHALDELREVAEYLDMRLSLAWPRDTPFERRVFGCIRRAYVEVRYGRSYRISGEELAWAMDCTAALHRLVHTICLERQEAVAMLAREANHVRIA from the coding sequence ATGATGCTGCGCGCTGACCTCGACCATTTGCCGATCGCCATGCGGCAGGAACTGTACCGGGCCGCTGCGCTGCTGTTCGAAGGCTTCGACGCCCTATGCGCGCGCAAGCGCACGGAACGCTTCAAGACGGCCCATATCGATAAACTCATCCTCTATGGTCCGCACACGGCGCAGGATCAGGCATCGGTCCCGCCTGCCGCACCGATCCGGTTGCTCGCAATCGTCAATCATCGCCGGATCGCCGCGCGCCGCGATGATTGGGCACCGATCCGCGACCGGCTGCGACGGGCGTGGGAGATGGGCGAGATCGCGCATCCTGTGCGCCTGTGCGTCCATACATTGAGTCATGTGAACAACGCACTCGTCCATGGCGTGCCCTGGTTCGTCACCATCGCGAGCGAAGGCATCGCGCTCTACGAAGCGGGCAGCGGGCGGTTGGAATCGCCGCGCACATTGCCTGCCGCTCGCCAGCATGAGCGTGGAAAAGCCGAGTTCAGCCGCTGGTATGGACGGGCCGGGGATTTCTTCATGGGCGCGGCCTTCTATCAAGGCCGGGGTAATGCCCCGATGGCGGCATTGCTGCTGCATCAGGCGTGCGAACATCTTTATCAATGCGTGGCATGGTCGCTGACCCTCAATGGCCTGCGCACCCATGCGCTGGACGAACTGCGCGAGGTCGCCGAATATCTCGACATGCGGCTTTCCCTCGCATGGCCACGCGACACGCCGTTCGAGCGCCGCGTCTTCGGCTGCATCCGCCGTGCCTATGTCGAGGTGCGCTATGGGCGGAGCTACAGGATCAGCGGCGAGGAACTGGCGTGGGCGATGGACTGCACGGCGGCGCTGCATCGGCTGGTACATACCATCTGTCTTGAGAGGCAGGAGGCGGTCGCCATGCTTGCGCGGGAGGCCAATCATGTCCGCATCGCATGA
- a CDS encoding DUF6118 family protein, producing MDSSLPTLAPEPDPAAIAFTRLAEKIDLLEAAIAGLAAKREATPDYSETLGEIAALLEKMRNAINTLARRPAMQVTSDAMADQIAAAGTSARAEDAATIKQAKERIDGAASRMEHLAGTVATICAQRRRILWAIGGGMVAGMMAWSILPGVVLRALPQGWHMPEKMAAHIIGEPTLWDAGTRLMQAGNPEGWQAIVDAANMRQTNRDTIDACERAAVKAKAPVRCVISIGPSLS from the coding sequence ATGGATAGTAGTTTACCGACACTTGCCCCCGAACCCGATCCGGCTGCCATTGCTTTCACGCGCCTTGCGGAGAAGATAGACCTGTTGGAAGCGGCCATTGCCGGGCTTGCCGCCAAACGGGAAGCCACGCCCGACTATAGCGAGACGCTGGGCGAGATCGCGGCCCTGCTGGAGAAGATGCGCAACGCGATCAACACGCTTGCACGCCGTCCGGCGATGCAGGTCACGTCCGACGCAATGGCCGACCAGATCGCGGCGGCCGGGACCAGCGCTCGGGCGGAGGACGCTGCGACCATCAAACAGGCAAAGGAGCGGATAGACGGCGCGGCGTCACGCATGGAGCATCTGGCCGGCACGGTCGCCACGATCTGCGCGCAGCGTCGCCGCATCCTGTGGGCCATCGGTGGTGGAATGGTGGCCGGGATGATGGCCTGGTCGATCCTGCCGGGCGTTGTCCTGCGCGCCCTGCCGCAGGGCTGGCACATGCCCGAGAAGATGGCCGCGCATATCATTGGTGAGCCGACATTGTGGGACGCGGGCACCCGCCTGATGCAGGCCGGGAACCCGGAAGGCTGGCAGGCCATCGTTGACGCGGCCAATATGCGGCAGACGAACCGCGATACTATAGATGCATGTGAGCGGGCGGCCGTCAAAGCCAAGGCGCCGGTACGCTGCGTCATCAGCATAGGGCCATCGCTATCCTGA
- a CDS encoding type II toxin-antitoxin system prevent-host-death family antitoxin, whose product MTIEMQSDSWTVAQAKARLSEVIEKARREPQAITRHGKSAVVVVDAALWERVKRRERRGNFADFLLTSPLRGSGLEIERLKGGVREIEL is encoded by the coding sequence ATGACCATCGAAATGCAGTCGGATAGCTGGACCGTGGCGCAGGCCAAGGCCCGCTTAAGCGAAGTGATCGAAAAGGCGCGGCGTGAACCCCAGGCGATTACCCGCCACGGCAAAAGCGCCGTGGTTGTGGTCGATGCCGCCTTGTGGGAACGGGTCAAGCGCCGCGAGCGTCGCGGCAACTTCGCCGACTTCCTGCTGACGTCGCCGCTGCGAGGGTCTGGCCTGGAGATTGAACGCCTCAAGGGCGGCGTTCGCGAGATCGAGCTATGA
- a CDS encoding conjugal transfer protein TraD, translated as MRKPRDFDSELKALADKAKALKERRVRQLGELVTATGADTLDADVLAGALLHAATVKDAATKEGWRKAGASFFQGKGGKPAGGPERSPSGTFPLDGGAASH; from the coding sequence ATGCGTAAACCTCGCGACTTCGATTCGGAACTCAAAGCGCTTGCCGACAAGGCGAAGGCGCTCAAGGAACGCCGCGTGCGCCAGCTTGGCGAACTGGTGACGGCGACCGGAGCCGACACGCTCGACGCCGATGTGCTGGCCGGGGCGCTGCTCCATGCCGCTACGGTGAAGGACGCCGCAACAAAGGAGGGGTGGCGCAAGGCAGGGGCGAGCTTCTTTCAGGGCAAGGGCGGTAAGCCTGCGGGCGGACCTGAACGCAGTCCGAGCGGCACTTTTCCGCTCGACGGTGGCGCGGCATCGCATTGA
- a CDS encoding zf-TFIIB domain-containing protein: protein MRDPAQVSAMLCPVCHVGLAMTDRQGVEIDYCPQCRGVWLDRGELDKIIERSGQATTPAPQPAPVAQPSYRPDRDDGRYYQKKCKKSFLEELFD from the coding sequence ATGCGCGATCCCGCCCAGGTGTCGGCGATGCTCTGCCCGGTCTGTCATGTCGGTCTCGCCATGACGGACCGGCAGGGGGTCGAGATCGACTATTGCCCGCAATGCCGGGGCGTCTGGCTGGACCGGGGCGAACTCGACAAGATCATCGAGCGGTCAGGGCAGGCAACCACACCCGCGCCGCAGCCAGCGCCCGTCGCCCAGCCAAGCTATCGCCCGGACCGGGATGACGGGCGCTACTATCAGAAAAAGTGCAAGAAGAGCTTTCTGGAAGAGCTGTTCGATTGA
- a CDS encoding recombinase family protein, with amino-acid sequence MNRIALYARYSSDQQSAASIEDQLRICRERAEREGWHVVHSYEDAAISGASMILRPGIQSLVQDAQAGKFDMVLAEALDRVSRDQADVATLYKHLQFARVPLVTLAEGEISELHVGLKGTMNALFLKDLAKKTHRGQRGRVEKGFSAGPVGYGYRTVRRLSSEGELVRGECRIEPSEVPVVERIFHEFAAGKSPRAIARDLNANGVPGPSGRAWSDTTIRGKRSRGFGILNNELYVGVRVWNHKHHLKDPRTGRAVARTNPESEWVRVEVPQLRIVSDALWQAVKERQGALAVQYKPMIDGVHAAQASRMHLARRPAYLLSGLVECGVCGDKMGVVANGRIGCPNHHRRHVCTNSRTILRETLEQRALAGLAERLVSPDKVQAAVAAYADYINRENREQRAQVETDARALEKIDKAIAGIMTAIEDGLYQPVMKARMTELERQKADIAARMAQAPEMIPDVHSGIAEIYRRQMKRFTKALEDPETRLDASDAIRSLIQRIVLHPGEKRGELHATLHGALMGILDFAQDTPRPKTLVTTKVGLGSLA; translated from the coding sequence ATGAACCGTATCGCTCTTTATGCCCGTTACTCCTCCGACCAGCAAAGCGCGGCATCGATCGAGGATCAGTTGCGTATCTGCCGCGAGCGCGCCGAGCGTGAGGGCTGGCATGTCGTGCATAGCTATGAGGATGCCGCGATCTCGGGCGCCAGCATGATCCTGCGTCCTGGCATCCAGTCGTTGGTACAGGACGCGCAAGCGGGGAAGTTCGACATGGTGCTGGCCGAGGCGCTTGACCGCGTGTCGCGCGATCAGGCGGACGTGGCCACGCTCTACAAGCATCTCCAGTTCGCGCGCGTGCCGCTGGTGACGCTAGCCGAAGGCGAGATTTCGGAACTCCATGTCGGCCTCAAGGGCACGATGAACGCGTTGTTCCTGAAAGACCTTGCAAAGAAGACCCATCGCGGCCAGCGCGGGCGCGTCGAGAAGGGCTTTTCGGCGGGACCGGTGGGCTATGGCTATCGCACGGTGCGGCGGCTTTCGAGCGAGGGCGAACTGGTGCGCGGCGAATGTCGGATCGAGCCGTCCGAAGTGCCGGTGGTGGAGCGCATCTTTCATGAGTTTGCGGCGGGCAAGAGCCCGCGCGCCATTGCCCGCGATCTCAACGCGAACGGCGTGCCCGGCCCCTCGGGGCGTGCGTGGAGCGATACGACCATACGCGGCAAGCGCAGCCGGGGCTTCGGTATTCTTAACAACGAACTTTATGTCGGCGTGCGGGTCTGGAACCACAAGCATCACCTCAAGGATCCGCGCACCGGCCGGGCGGTGGCTCGGACCAATCCTGAATCCGAATGGGTGCGAGTGGAAGTCCCGCAATTGCGCATCGTAAGCGACGCACTGTGGCAGGCCGTGAAGGAGCGGCAGGGCGCATTGGCCGTGCAATACAAGCCGATGATCGATGGCGTTCATGCCGCGCAGGCCAGCCGCATGCATCTGGCCCGCCGCCCTGCTTATCTGCTGTCGGGCCTTGTTGAATGCGGGGTGTGCGGCGACAAGATGGGGGTTGTAGCCAATGGGCGCATTGGCTGCCCTAATCATCACCGCCGCCATGTCTGTACCAACAGCCGGACCATCCTTCGCGAGACGCTGGAACAGCGTGCGCTTGCGGGCCTGGCCGAACGGCTCGTCTCACCGGACAAGGTGCAGGCTGCGGTCGCTGCCTATGCCGACTATATCAACCGCGAGAACCGTGAGCAGCGGGCGCAGGTGGAAACCGACGCTCGCGCGCTGGAGAAGATCGACAAGGCCATCGCAGGCATCATGACTGCGATCGAAGACGGGCTGTATCAGCCCGTGATGAAGGCGCGCATGACCGAACTGGAGCGGCAGAAGGCCGACATCGCCGCCCGCATGGCGCAAGCGCCGGAGATGATCCCGGATGTGCATTCGGGTATCGCGGAAATCTATCGCCGCCAGATGAAGCGGTTCACCAAGGCGCTCGAAGACCCTGAGACGCGGCTCGACGCTTCGGACGCCATCCGCTCGCTGATCCAGCGAATCGTCCTGCACCCCGGCGAGAAGCGTGGCGAACTTCACGCTACGCTCCACGGCGCCCTCATGGGCATTTTGGATTTTGCTCAGGACACCCCTCGACCCAAAACCCTTGTTACGACAAAGGTGGGCTTGGGTTCGCTGGCATGA
- a CDS encoding type II toxin-antitoxin system VapC family toxin, whose amino-acid sequence MSFLLDTNIISEGAKLRPDPGVMDWLASMDEEQMFLSVVSLAELRHGIERMDKGGRKASLDIWLTEQLAPRFEERLLLVDTGTADQWGRIVARSQAAGRPIGAMDAFIAAHAQQHDLTLVTRNISDFEASGIRLFNPWTEGKAS is encoded by the coding sequence ATGAGTTTCCTGCTCGACACCAACATTATCTCCGAAGGCGCGAAACTGCGCCCTGATCCCGGCGTGATGGACTGGCTGGCGTCGATGGACGAGGAACAGATGTTCCTCAGTGTCGTGTCGCTGGCCGAACTGCGCCACGGCATCGAGCGCATGGACAAGGGCGGCCGCAAGGCCAGCCTCGACATATGGCTGACCGAGCAACTGGCGCCCCGCTTCGAGGAGCGGCTGTTGCTGGTGGATACCGGCACTGCCGACCAGTGGGGCCGGATCGTCGCCCGTTCCCAGGCTGCAGGCCGCCCGATTGGCGCAATGGACGCTTTCATTGCCGCGCACGCCCAGCAACATGACCTGACATTGGTGACACGCAACATCTCCGACTTTGAGGCGAGCGGCATTCGTCTCTTCAACCCCTGGACCGAAGGGAAGGCCTCATGA